Part of the Lebetimonas natsushimae genome is shown below.
AGAATAATGTATTCAGGAATTACTGTTATTAAAAGAAACGGCAGAAGAGAATTACTTGATATTTCTAAAATTAGAAAATATACTATGGCTGCATGCCAAGGCCTTGAAGGCGTTGATTATAGCGAACTTGAGCTTGATGCGAAACTTCAATTTAGAGACGGAATTACAACTGAGGAGATACAACAAACTCTTATAAAAACCGCAGTTGATAAAATAGATATAGACAGGCCTAATTGGAACTACGTAGCGGCAAGATTGTTTCTATATGACTTATATCATAAAGTTACAGGGTTTACTGGATATAATCATTTAAGGGAATATTTTGAAAAAGGTGAAGAAGCCGGAAGAATACTTCCCGGACTCAAGGAAAAATATGATTTGGATGAGTTAAATGACTATCTTAAACCCGAGAGGGATCTGCAGTTTACATATCTTGGAATAAAAACACTTTATGACAGATATATTATTAAAGACAGGGACAATAATCCAATAGAGCTTCCTCAGCAGCTTTTTATGGGTGTTGCTATGTTTTTAGCTCAAAATGAAACAAATCCTGAGAGTATTCCTCAAGAAGATAGGGATAAAATAGACTTAAACGACCCTAAATCAATAAGAGGATATTGGGCTAAAAAGTTTTATGATGTAATTTCAAAATTTGAGGTAATGGTTGCTACCCCAACTCTTTCTAATGCAAGAACTACAAGGCATCAGCTAAGCTCTTGTTATGTTGGAAGTATGAATGATAATATCGAGGGAATTTTTGATGATTTTAAAGAAATGGCACTTCTGAGTAAATATGGTGGAGGAATTGGCTGGGATGTAAGTAAAATTAGAGCCCTTGGAAGTTTTATAGACAATCACAAAAATGCAGCCGGAGGTGTAATTCCTTGGCTTAAAATTACAAATGATATTGCAATTGCAGTGGACCAGCTTGGGACCAGAAAAGGAGCGATTGCCGTATATCTTGAACCCTGGCATATGGATATAATGGACTTTTTGGATTTAAAGAAAAATTCAGGGGAAGAAAGACGCAGGGCTCACGATTTATTCCCGGCTTTATGGATTCCCGATTTGTTTATGAAAAGAGTTTTAAATGATGAACTCTGGACTCTTTTTGATCCGTATGAGACAAAAGATTTAACGGATTTATACGGGGAAGAGTTTGAAAAAAAATATATCGAATATGAAAACGACCCAAACATTACAAAAGAAAAAATAAAAGCAAAAGAACTTTGGAAAAAAATACTTCTTGAATATTATGAAACAGGAAATCCTTTTCTTTGCTTTAAAGACAATGCAAACAGACGCAATCAAAATTCTCATACGGGAATTATAAGAAGTAGTAATCTTTGTACTGAAATTTTCCAAAATACCGAGCCAAACCATTATAAAGTAAAAGTTACATTTGAAGATGACAGTTTTATATTTTTTGAAGAAGAGGAAGAAGTAAAAGTTGAAAGCGGGGGAGTAGAAGTAATTAAAAAAGCTAAAAAAATAACATCTCTTGATTCAATAGACGGTAAAAGGGTTTATATTGTAGAAAAAGTGGCAGTTGGCGGGAAAACAGCTGTTTGTAACCTTGCAAGTGTTAATTTAAGTAAAGTAAACACTCCGGAAAAAATAGCTGAAGTTATCCCTATTGCCATTAGAATGCTTGATAATGTAATTGATTTAAATTATTATCCTGTCAGAAAAACAAAAGATACAAACCTTAAAAACAGAGCAATAGGGCTTGGGGCTATGGGTGAAGCCCAAATGCTGGCGGAAAAACAGATTTTCTGGGGAAGCGACAAGCATTTAAAACTTATAGATGAAATATTTGAAGGAATAAGCTATCATGCAATTAATGCAAGCTGTGACTTGGCAAGGGAAAAAGGAACTTATCCTGAGTTTGAGGGCAGCAGATGGTCAAAAGGAATACTTCCAATTGATACGGCTAATGAAGAAGCAAAGAGACTGGTTGAGAGAGATTTGTTCTCAGCTATGCAGTATGATTGGGAAGGACTAAGGGAAAAAGTAAAAAAAGGAATTAGAAACGGATATTTAATGGCAATTGCACCGACAAGTTCAATTTCTATTCTTACAGGTACCACTCAGACAATAGAGCCGGTTTATAAAAGAAAATGGTATGAGGAAAATCTAAGCGGGCTTATTCCTGTGGTTGTACCTAATTTAAGTGCCGATACATATATGTTTTATACACCGGCTTATGAGCTTGACCAAAGAGTTTTGGTAAAAGCCGCAGCAATCAGACAAAAATGGATAGACCAGGGTCAAAGTCTGAATATTTTCATTACAACAGATAAAGCAAGCGGAAAATATCTGCATGAAATATATACTCTTGGATGGAAACTTGGAATTAAAAGTTTTTATTATTTAAGAAGCCAGTCTCCTGAAATCAAAGAAGATGTAATGGATAGAAGTATTGAATGTTTTGGATGCCAGTAATAATTAAAAATTGAAAATGGATAATGAAAAATGAAAAACAAAAAAATTATTTTTTATCTTGGTAAAATATATTTAAAAATATTAGGATTTTTTATTTTTGAAATAAAAGACCTTGAAATAAGGAGAAAAAAATGAAAATAAAAAAACTTTACAATTACAACTGTCCGTTGCACAGAGGGTCAACTACTTCTATAATCAACGGCTGTACCGAAGGTATGATTAACCTTAATAAACTATCTTATCCTTGGGCATATAATTTGTGGGAAATGATGCTTGCCAATACATGGTTTCCAAGGGAAGTTGATTTGACCGAAGATGCAAGACAATACAGAAATTTATTACCCGCTGAAAAGAGAATGTATGATAAAGCTTTAGCACAGCTTATTTTTATGGATTCGATTCAGACAAACAATACACCAGATCACGTAAATCCATGGATTACAGCTCCGGAAGTTAATATGTGTATTGTTCGTCAAGCTTTTGAAGAAGCTCTTCATTCTCAAAGTTATGCGGTAATGGTTGACAGTATTTCGCTTAATACTGATGAAATTTATGAAATGTGGAGAACGGACGAGAATTTGAGAAAGAAAAATGAATTTATAGGTGATGTTTATGAAAATTGGGGTAAAAAAGCGCTCGAAGGGGATGATGAGGCTAAAGTTTATATGATAGTAGCAAATCAGTGTTTAGAAGGAATTTATTTTTATAACGGATTTGCCGCTTTTTATGTATTGGCAAGAGCCGGAAAAATGATTGGTTCAGCTCAGATGATTAGATTTATTCAAAGGGATGAGGTAACACATACCACTCTTTTTGCAAATATTTTTAAAGAAATAAAAAAAGAATTTCCAGAACTTTTTACCCCTGAGGTTATAAGAAATATTAAAGATATGCTTTTTGCCGCTTATGAACTTGAGAGAGATTGGGGATGGTATATTACACAAGATCAAATTCTTGGAATGAGCAGGGAACTTATTGACAGATTTACAAAATATCTGGCAAATAAAAGAGCAAACGCTATGGGTGTTGAACTGTTATTTCCAGAAATCGGACTTAAAAATCCAATTACTTGGTTTGACAGTTTTAGCAGTTTTAATGAGCAAAAAACAAACTTTTTTGAAGGAAATGTTGTAAATTATTCTAAAGGAAGCTTGAGTTTTGATGATTTTTAGACAAAAAGAAGTTGAAATTAAAGCTCCTAAAAGGGGCTTTTTTATTGTGACTGATAAAATAGTCAGTGCAATTGAATTTGGCGATATTAAAATTGGAATGATGAATATTTTTTTAAAACACACTTCGGCATCTCTTACAATTAATGAGAATGTTTCCCCTGATGTGAGAGTGGATATGGAGGAAATTTCAGACTCTTTGGTTCCGGACGGATATGATTACAATCATTCTTTAGAAGGTCCTGATGATATGCCTGCGCATTTCAAAAGTTCAATGTTTGGAGTGAGTTTAAACATTCCTATTACAAATGGAAGATTAAATCTTGGTACATGGCAGGGGATTTATTTAAACGAACACAGAAATCATCCAGGTTTACGAAAAATAGTGATTACAGTGTGGGGAGTTTAAAAACAGATTATTCTGTAAAATATGGTTAAACTTTCTTTTTTATTTTCTTTGGGTGAAGGCAGGGAATTTAGAGTTTTAAATAAAGGTCTTGGTTTTATAATATTTTGATTGATTGAAATGTTTGTGGTAAAGCATTTTAAATTCAATTTTTTTGAAATATTTTTGGCATCATTTATTGCAAAAGAATATGCTTTGGCTTTTAAATTGTTTATTAATTTAATTTTTTCTTTTTTGTCTAAATCTAAATAAATGGATGATAATGTTTTTTCTCCTGTCAAATTTGTAAAAATATTTGAAAAATTTTTAATTTTATCGGTTTTAAATTGACAGTTTAAATCCATATTGGCTATATATCCGATAAATTGTTTTTTATTTTTGTTATAAATATATTCCGGAAAAATTGTATAATCAATTTTTTGACAAAGATTTGCTTTTTTGATGTTAAAATTTATTTTTTGAATTAATTTTTCTAAATTACTATTTTTAATTTTTATGTTTAGTTTTGTTTTGTAAATATTTGGGGTGTATTTTATTTCAAATGTTTTTTGATTGGTTATTTCATAGGAAAATAAAAAATTTAATACAAATATCAAATAAAATATTTTTTTCATAACCTGCCTTTAAGATATAATACTATTTATATTATATATCAAAAAGGATATAAATGCAAATTATAAATTTTAATGAAATAGAAAGTACTCAAAGATATAAATTGATGTCTGGTAATATTGTTCCTCGTCCCGTTGCCTGGATAGTTACTGAAAATAACAGATTTATAAATTTAGCTCCTTTTAGTTATTTTACCGGGATATCAAGCGTGCCTCCACTTTTGATGGTAAGTATAGGCAGGAATAAAAAGGGTCTTAACGAACCCAAAGATACTTTTAAAAACATCAAAGAAACCAAAAAAGCGACTGTCTGTTTAGTGCCTGTTGAACTTGCTGAAAAAATGGACAGAACCGGTGAAGTTTTACCTTATGGTGAAAGTGAAGCTGAGAGATTTGAAATTGAACTTGAGAGGATTGATGAAAATTTTCCTCCAATAGTTAAAGGATGCAAAAGGGCTTTTTTAACTACTTTATACGGAACTTTTGAAAAAGATGAAATGGCTACAATCCCGTTTTTTTTGAAAATTGAAAAAATGTATATTGGAGGTGATTTTGAACCTGTTGCACGGGTCGGCAAAGGGTATGCAAGGCTTTGTGAAATGGAGAATGAAAAATGGAAAATGTAAAATTTAGAACGCTTAAATTTGAAAATAGAAAAATAATTCCCTGTAAAATTGTATGTGTAGGCAGAAATTACGTAGCACATATTGAAGAGCTGAATAATGAATTACCGAGTGAACCGGTTTATTTTATAAAATCTAACAGTGCAATCGGGGATGAATTAAAAATTGTTGATTATTCTCCTACCCATTATGAGGGTGAAATTTGTTTTTTGATTGAAAATAAGCAAATTGTAGGGGTCGGATTTGGGTTTGATTTGACACTGAGGGAGATTCAAAGCAGATTAAAGCAAAAAGGGCTTCCCTGGGAGAGGGCAAAAGCGTTTAAAAATTCAGTAGTTTTCAGTGAATTTATATCAATTGATGATATAGATGATTTAGGTATTGAAGTATATAAAAACGGGGAGCTTGTTCAAAAAGGTGATGTTTCTTTGATGATTTATAAACCTGAATTTTTAGTTAAAGATATTGATAAAATTTTCGGGCTTGATGACGGGGATATTATAATGAGCGGAACTCCCAAAGGTGTTGGAGTTATAAACAAAGGCGATAAATTTATAGGCAAAATTTTAAAAAATAAAGAGGTTTTAATTGAAAAAGAATTTGTATGTAGTTGAAATATTCCGTTCAATTCAGGGCGAAGGCAAATATGCTGGAAGGATAAGTGTTTTTTTAAGACTTGGAGGATGTAATCTCAGGTGTCCCGGATTCGGTGAAAAAGGGTGTGACAGTTATTATGCAGTTGACAAAAAGTACAAGAATGAATGGGAAAAATTGAATATTGATGAAATTATAAAAAGAATTGAATCTTTAAAACAGAAAAACGAAGATTTGGTAATTACAGGTGGAGAGCCGACTCTTTATTACAGAGAAATTTATCCTTTAATTGAGAGTTATTCCGGGCAAATAACCATTGAAACAAATGCTACTATTGATATAAATTTTAAAAAATATCCAAAATATAAAGATGTAATATTTGCTATGAGTGTGAAACTCTCAAACAGTGGTGAAGAATATAAAAAAAGGGTTAAAAAAGAGGTTATTAAAAATATTGCAAAAAATGCAGAAAAAAGCTTTTTTAAATTTGTTATTAATAAAGAAAATTTAAATTTGCAATTAAAAGAGATTTTGGATATAACTACTGGAATTGATTTGGATATCTATTGTATGCCAATGGGTGAAAGTCCTGAAAAATTAGAGGAAAATGCAAAAAGTGTGTTTAATTTTTGTTTAGAAAACAGTTTTTGTTATTCTGATAGAATTCATATCAGGATTTTTGGAAAGAAAAAAGGGATTTAATGATAATAAGAAAACTTTTTAAGTTCGAAAACGCCCATATTGTAAGAAATTGTACGAGCAGGAGATGCAGCCGCTCAATTCACGGGCACAGTTATAAAATTGAAATATTGCTTGAATCAAATTTTTTGGATAACGGGCAGATGGTATATGATTTTGGACTTATGAAAACTACTATTAAAGAACTGATAGACAGTTTTGACCACGCCATTACTTTGTGGAGTGAGGATAATTCTGAATATTTGGAATTTGCAAAAAAATTCAGTGAAAGATGGGTGATGTTGCCGGTAAATCCAAGTGCAGAGCAATTTAGCAGGGTGTTTTTTTTAATGGTTGAGAGAGTTTTAAATTTAACTGTTTTTCAAAACAATGAAAAAAATATAAAAGTAAATTCTGTAATAGTCCATGAGACAGACACCGGATATGCTCAATGTTTTAGGGAAGATGCATATAATTTTGAGAATATGGGTAAAATTGAATTAAAAAATATAATTTTTAGCGAGCAAATCAAAAGAGAATGGAGTGATTATAATATGTGGGATAAAATATTAAATGGTGAAAGGTTTATAAATCCAAAATCTTTATAATAGAAACTAAAAAAATAAAAAGGAGAAAAAATGAAAGTAGCAGTGCCAGTGGAAGGCGAAAATTTAAAAATAGCACAAAGAACAGGCAGAGCGCCTTATTTTGCAATATTTGAGTATGACGGAAATGATTTTAAATTGCTTTCTTTAAATGAAAATACCCATGCAGGTGAACATGATCACGAAGAAGGACATCAGGAAGAACACAGTAAAAATGAGGTTGCCCATCATCATAAACATGTAAAGGCTTCAAAACTCGAAGGTTGTGATTATATAATTGTAAGAGGACTTGGACCTAATATGAAAGATGCGCTTGAAATGGAAGGTATAAAAATTATTAAAGTTAGAAAAGATGCAGGGGAAAATGCATTAGAAATTTTAGAAAATATAAAAGGGGAGTTAAAATGAGAGTGGTAATTCCTACAAATACGCCTGACGGACTTATGGCAAAAAGAGGAGCGCATTTTGGAAAAGCACCTTTTTATGTAATTGTTGATATTGAAAATGGTGAAATTAAAGATGTAAGTTTTACTGAAAATCCGGGACACAGCGGAGGGGCTTGTGGAAGTGCAGTAATGAATATTAAAAATTTAGGAGCTGATGCTTTAATTGTCTCAGGAATTGGACCAAATCCTCTTATGGGATTTAAACAAGAGGGGATTAAGGTATATTTTGATGATTCTGCTACTGTTGAAGAATCAGTTAAAAAATTAATTGATGGAAAACTGCAAGAACTTGATGTAAATCACGCGTGTTCACATCATAAATATTAATTTTTTCTTTTTTCCCTTGCAAATTGAAAATTTTTTGGTATAATTTTATTCCACAAATGGAGAGGTGGGTGAGTGGCTGAAACCGGCGCCCTGCTAAGGCGTTGTACCCGTTTAGGGTACCGCGGGTTCGAATCCCGCCCTCTCCGCCATTTAGTCAACAAAAAACTCTCTGACACTTTCTGTAGTCTTTTTTATATAAAGCTAATTTTTAAAATATTTAGTTGTTTCTCTTAATTATGTTTTCTGTTTATGTTATAATTTTTTGTGAGTCATATTATGTCAAAGGGTGTGGGGTGAATATATATCAAAAATTCTTCAAATATTATATTTTTTTTGTATTTATAGTAATTGTATTGTTGATTGGAAATTTTTATCTGTTTCATTTTAATTTATTAAATAATTTTTTAAACGAATATTCCAATAAACAAAAGTCTCAAATTGATTTTATTATAAAAAAGGAAAAACAGCATTTAAAAGAAATAGCATATGACTGGGCTAAATGGAACGATTCATACAATTTTGTAAAAACAAAAAATAAAAAATTTATATTTTCTAATTTTGGTGGGGGAAATACACTATTAAATCTCGGAATTCAAGGCATGGTGTTTTTGGATGACAATTGTAATTTGATTTACGGTAGATATTTAGAGAACAATAAAGAAAAAATTATAAAAAAACTCCCTCCTTTTGATTATGATAAAAACGGATTTCATATTTTTTTATTAAACAATAAAATTTATTTGGTATATGTTACCGATGTCACAACTACCAAAATGGATAAAAAATATGGAAAATTGGTTGTTTATAAAATTTTAAATAATAAACTTTTTGAACAAAGCGGATTAAAATTAATTAAGTTTATTCATAATAAAAAATATAAAAGCTATTATAAGATAAAAGGTGACAAGCTTATTCTTTATTATCCTTTAAAAAACATTACTTTGGTATTTGAGAAAGATATTAAGAGTAAATTGTTGTTTTTTGAAAAATATAATTTGATAATTTTAGTATATGATATTTTTATATTGATTTTATTGTTTTTATTGGGTGTATATTTTATTAGAAAACTTACTAAGGATATTGATTTTATTTTTGAAACTTTAACGGTTGGAGTAAAGAAAACAGAATATATAAAAAAATTAATTAATTATAACTATTATTTGAGTGAATTTGAAAAATTGGCACAGGTGTTTCAAATCATATATGAAAAATTATTCAATTATGAAAAAATTTATAATATTTTAGAAGAAGTCCCGTTTGCTGTAATGATTTATAAAGATAATATATTATATGCAAATAAATTTGTTTTCAAATGGTTAAATACAACACAAGATGAAATTAAGAAACTAAATCCATTGGATTTTTTGGATGAACCTTTAAAAGAAAAAGTTTTGGAAGTTAATAAAAAAAGAGAAAATGGCGAAAATATTATCTTAAAATATAAAACATTCATAAATTATCGTGATAAAGAAATTTATGTTTTTATCGTTTCATTTCCTGTGATTTATAATAATATTAAAGCCAATATGGTATTTATTATTGATTTAACCAAAGAATATGAAATAGAGGAATTATTGAAAAAAATATTGGATAATTCTCCTTTTGTCATATTTGAAATTAAGAATTGTAAAAATAAAATTGTAAATATTTCAAAAAATATTGAGAAATATATAGGGGTTAAAACCAATGAAATAAATGATGATTGGTGGGGAAAACATTTACATCCTAAAGATAAAGAAAAATTTTTAAAAGATCAGATATTATTAAAAGAAAAAGGAAAAGTAGAGCATATTTACAGACTTAGAAAAAAAGATAATTCATATATATGGGTTTGGGAACATGTTTTTTATCAAAAACAGAGGTGTGAAAATGTTTTCGGTTTTTGGATAAATTATACGAAAGAAGAAATTTTAAAAAGACTAAATATAACATTGGGAAATATAAATAAATTTTTAATATCAGTTAAAAGTGAAAAAGAAATAATTGAATATGTTTGTGAAGAATTAATTAAAAGTGAAGTATTTAAATTTGCATGGATAGGTAAAATAAAAGAAAATATGGTTATTCCGGTTAGGCATTTTGGTGAAGGGAAAGAATATTTAGATGATTTAATTATTAAAATCAATAATGGTGTTTTATCGAAAGGACCTACAGGCCAAGCATTGGATAACAATAATATTATCGGAATAAATCCCAATACTTTTACTAATGAAAAAATTATTCCATGGAGAGAAAATCAGTTAAAAAATGGATTTTATTCTTCCATTGCCATTAAATTGATTGATGATTTGACAATTAATTTATATTCGGAATATACTGATTTTTATACAAAAGAGGTGATAGATCTTATTTTATCCATCAGATCATCCGTTATTATGGCTTTTGAAAAAAACAACTATATAAAAACTTTGAAACATTTAACTTTTTTTGATGATATTACAGGTCTTGGAAATTTAAATAAATTTAAAAAAGATTTAAATGAATATAACAAACGGTTTATTTTATGTTTAATAAATATAAAAGATTTTACTTCAATAAATGCTAATTTTGGATTTGAATATGGGAATTTGGTATTAAAAAAAGTAGGTGAAAAATTAAAAAAACATATTAAAAAAGATGATGAAATTTATAGAATATACAATGACAGGTTTTTACTGTTTTTAAAAACAGATAAATGGAATTTAGAAGTAATAAAAAGTGTAACAGACAGAATTCATCATGTATTTTCAAATGAGGGGATATCGATTGATGATAACAGGATTTATTTAGAAATGAATGGAAGTATAATCAGTTCACAAGACATAGAAAAAGAAAAAGTTTTTGAAGGGCTTATATATGCGTATGTTTTTGCAAAAAATTCAGTTAATAAATTTGTAATATATGAACCTTGGATGCATAAAGAAGTAAAAGAAAGAATATATTTGAAAGAACTGTTATTTAAAGCTATAAGGGAAAAATTATTTGAAGTTTATTTTCAACCGATAGTTGATATCAACACTTATAAAGTTGTTCAGTTTGAAGCTCTTTTAAGATTAAAAGACAAGGACAGATTTATAAATATGGAAAAATTTATAAATATTGCCAATGAACTTCAGTTGGTACCTGAAATTACAAAAATAGTAGTTGAAAAAGTAATCGAATATATTAAAATTTTTAAAAATGTAAAAGAAAATATTGGAATTTCTATAAATATCTCAAAATTTGATATGAATAAAAATTTTTTAGAATTTTTTAAAAAAAGTATTCTTAATAACAAGTTAGAATTTAAACATTTTTCTATGGAGATTACTGAAAGGGAATCAGTTGAAGATACAGAATTAACTAAAAATTTTGTAAA
Proteins encoded:
- a CDS encoding ribonucleoside-diphosphate reductase subunit alpha, encoding MTVIKRNGRRELLDISKIRKYTMAACQGLEGVDYSELELDAKLQFRDGITTEEIQQTLIKTAVDKIDIDRPNWNYVAARLFLYDLYHKVTGFTGYNHLREYFEKGEEAGRILPGLKEKYDLDELNDYLKPERDLQFTYLGIKTLYDRYIIKDRDNNPIELPQQLFMGVAMFLAQNETNPESIPQEDRDKIDLNDPKSIRGYWAKKFYDVISKFEVMVATPTLSNARTTRHQLSSCYVGSMNDNIEGIFDDFKEMALLSKYGGGIGWDVSKIRALGSFIDNHKNAAGGVIPWLKITNDIAIAVDQLGTRKGAIAVYLEPWHMDIMDFLDLKKNSGEERRRAHDLFPALWIPDLFMKRVLNDELWTLFDPYETKDLTDLYGEEFEKKYIEYENDPNITKEKIKAKELWKKILLEYYETGNPFLCFKDNANRRNQNSHTGIIRSSNLCTEIFQNTEPNHYKVKVTFEDDSFIFFEEEEEVKVESGGVEVIKKAKKITSLDSIDGKRVYIVEKVAVGGKTAVCNLASVNLSKVNTPEKIAEVIPIAIRMLDNVIDLNYYPVRKTKDTNLKNRAIGLGAMGEAQMLAEKQIFWGSDKHLKLIDEIFEGISYHAINASCDLAREKGTYPEFEGSRWSKGILPIDTANEEAKRLVERDLFSAMQYDWEGLREKVKKGIRNGYLMAIAPTSSISILTGTTQTIEPVYKRKWYEENLSGLIPVVVPNLSADTYMFYTPAYELDQRVLVKAAAIRQKWIDQGQSLNIFITTDKASGKYLHEIYTLGWKLGIKSFYYLRSQSPEIKEDVMDRSIECFGCQ
- a CDS encoding ribonucleotide-diphosphate reductase subunit beta — translated: MKIKKLYNYNCPLHRGSTTSIINGCTEGMINLNKLSYPWAYNLWEMMLANTWFPREVDLTEDARQYRNLLPAEKRMYDKALAQLIFMDSIQTNNTPDHVNPWITAPEVNMCIVRQAFEEALHSQSYAVMVDSISLNTDEIYEMWRTDENLRKKNEFIGDVYENWGKKALEGDDEAKVYMIVANQCLEGIYFYNGFAAFYVLARAGKMIGSAQMIRFIQRDEVTHTTLFANIFKEIKKEFPELFTPEVIRNIKDMLFAAYELERDWGWYITQDQILGMSRELIDRFTKYLANKRANAMGVELLFPEIGLKNPITWFDSFSSFNEQKTNFFEGNVVNYSKGSLSFDDF
- a CDS encoding secondary thiamine-phosphate synthase enzyme YjbQ; this translates as MIFRQKEVEIKAPKRGFFIVTDKIVSAIEFGDIKIGMMNIFLKHTSASLTINENVSPDVRVDMEEISDSLVPDGYDYNHSLEGPDDMPAHFKSSMFGVSLNIPITNGRLNLGTWQGIYLNEHRNHPGLRKIVITVWGV
- a CDS encoding SIMPL domain-containing protein (The SIMPL domain is named for its presence in mouse protein SIMPL (signalling molecule that associates with mouse pelle-like kinase). Bacterial member BP26, from Brucella, was shown to assemble into a channel-like structure, while YggE from E. coli has been associated with resistance to oxidative stress.), whose product is MKKIFYLIFVLNFLFSYEITNQKTFEIKYTPNIYKTKLNIKIKNSNLEKLIQKINFNIKKANLCQKIDYTIFPEYIYNKNKKQFIGYIANMDLNCQFKTDKIKNFSNIFTNLTGEKTLSSIYLDLDKKEKIKLINNLKAKAYSFAINDAKNISKKLNLKCFTTNISINQNIIKPRPLFKTLNSLPSPKENKKESLTIFYRIICF
- a CDS encoding flavin reductase family protein is translated as MQIINFNEIESTQRYKLMSGNIVPRPVAWIVTENNRFINLAPFSYFTGISSVPPLLMVSIGRNKKGLNEPKDTFKNIKETKKATVCLVPVELAEKMDRTGEVLPYGESEAERFEIELERIDENFPPIVKGCKRAFLTTLYGTFEKDEMATIPFFLKIEKMYIGGDFEPVARVGKGYARLCEMENEKWKM
- a CDS encoding fumarylacetoacetate hydrolase family protein — its product is MENVKFRTLKFENRKIIPCKIVCVGRNYVAHIEELNNELPSEPVYFIKSNSAIGDELKIVDYSPTHYEGEICFLIENKQIVGVGFGFDLTLREIQSRLKQKGLPWERAKAFKNSVVFSEFISIDDIDDLGIEVYKNGELVQKGDVSLMIYKPEFLVKDIDKIFGLDDGDIIMSGTPKGVGVINKGDKFIGKILKNKEVLIEKEFVCS
- a CDS encoding 7-carboxy-7-deazaguanine synthase QueE, with the translated sequence MKKNLYVVEIFRSIQGEGKYAGRISVFLRLGGCNLRCPGFGEKGCDSYYAVDKKYKNEWEKLNIDEIIKRIESLKQKNEDLVITGGEPTLYYREIYPLIESYSGQITIETNATIDINFKKYPKYKDVIFAMSVKLSNSGEEYKKRVKKEVIKNIAKNAEKSFFKFVINKENLNLQLKEILDITTGIDLDIYCMPMGESPEKLEENAKSVFNFCLENSFCYSDRIHIRIFGKKKGI
- a CDS encoding 6-pyruvoyl trahydropterin synthase family protein; the protein is MIIRKLFKFENAHIVRNCTSRRCSRSIHGHSYKIEILLESNFLDNGQMVYDFGLMKTTIKELIDSFDHAITLWSEDNSEYLEFAKKFSERWVMLPVNPSAEQFSRVFFLMVERVLNLTVFQNNEKNIKVNSVIVHETDTGYAQCFREDAYNFENMGKIELKNIIFSEQIKREWSDYNMWDKILNGERFINPKSL
- a CDS encoding NifB/NifX family molybdenum-iron cluster-binding protein; this translates as MKVAVPVEGENLKIAQRTGRAPYFAIFEYDGNDFKLLSLNENTHAGEHDHEEGHQEEHSKNEVAHHHKHVKASKLEGCDYIIVRGLGPNMKDALEMEGIKIIKVRKDAGENALEILENIKGELK
- a CDS encoding NifB/NifX family molybdenum-iron cluster-binding protein — encoded protein: MRVVIPTNTPDGLMAKRGAHFGKAPFYVIVDIENGEIKDVSFTENPGHSGGACGSAVMNIKNLGADALIVSGIGPNPLMGFKQEGIKVYFDDSATVEESVKKLIDGKLQELDVNHACSHHKY